The Ensifer adhaerens genome contains a region encoding:
- a CDS encoding DUF2849 domain-containing protein, with protein MVSKVLTANRLSDGISVWLDAAGNWVEQLQDAFIARHAEAVTALEATGKQAFDDNKVVDANVVDVEEINGTLRPLRMRERIRAEGPSIPYAAGYNGLSGPKHAA; from the coding sequence ATGGTGAGTAAGGTTTTGACGGCAAATCGACTTTCGGACGGCATTTCCGTCTGGCTGGATGCCGCGGGCAACTGGGTCGAGCAGCTTCAGGATGCCTTCATCGCTCGCCATGCCGAGGCCGTGACGGCGCTCGAAGCCACCGGTAAGCAGGCGTTCGATGACAACAAGGTCGTCGATGCCAACGTCGTCGACGTCGAAGAGATCAACGGCACACTTCGCCCGCTGCGCATGCGCGAGCGCATCCGCGCTGAAGGCCCCTCGATCCCCTACGCTGCCGGCTACAATGGCCTTTCCGGCCCGAAACACGCTGCCTGA
- a CDS encoding deaminase, whose product MTKPELAERLLTVIEQDILPLTEKGVAAGNKVFGAAILRKSDLSLVLAETNNETENPLWHGEVHTLKRFYEMAEKPDTRDLIFLSTHEPCSMCLSAITWAGFDNFYYFFSHEDSRDAFAIPHDLKILKEVFRLEPGGYAQDNAFWHSASIAALSKDADAETRDRLSAQDARIRARYQSLSDSYQSGKDDNAIPLN is encoded by the coding sequence ATGACAAAACCCGAACTCGCCGAACGGCTTTTGACCGTCATCGAGCAGGATATCCTGCCGCTTACCGAAAAGGGTGTTGCCGCCGGCAACAAGGTCTTCGGCGCAGCGATCCTGCGCAAGTCCGATCTGTCGCTGGTGCTTGCCGAAACCAACAACGAGACGGAAAATCCGCTCTGGCACGGCGAAGTGCACACGCTGAAGCGTTTCTACGAGATGGCGGAGAAACCGGACACGCGCGACCTCATCTTCCTCTCGACGCACGAGCCCTGCTCCATGTGCCTTTCTGCCATCACCTGGGCCGGCTTCGACAATTTCTACTATTTCTTCAGCCACGAGGATTCGCGCGACGCGTTCGCGATCCCGCACGACCTCAAAATTCTGAAGGAGGTCTTCCGGCTGGAACCGGGTGGCTACGCGCAAGACAACGCCTTCTGGCACTCGGCCTCGATTGCTGCACTCTCGAAAGACGCCGATGCCGAAACCCGCGATCGGCTTTCCGCCCAGGATGCCCGCATCCGCGCCCGCTACCAGAGCCTTTCCGACAGCTACCAGTCGGGTAAGGACGACAACGCCATTCCGCTGAACTGA
- a CDS encoding ferredoxin--NADP reductase yields the protein MNAPAKTEDFAIQAPAGVYVETVTSVEHYTDRLFRFRMTRPAEFRFRSGEFAMIGLMVGDKPVYRAYSIASPAWDEELEFFSIKVPDGPLTSHLQGIKPGDKVLMRKKPTGTLVLDALVPGRRLYMFSTGTGIAPFASLIRDPETYEKFEEVILTHTCRDVAELKYGFDLVEEIRNHEFLNEIVGDKLRHYATVTREDFPFKGRITDLMVNGKFFSDLGLPPLDPAVDRGMICGSTAMLKDTKEILEAAGLTEGANNKPAEFVIERAFVG from the coding sequence ATGAATGCTCCGGCAAAAACGGAAGATTTCGCGATCCAGGCACCGGCAGGCGTCTACGTCGAGACGGTGACCAGCGTTGAACACTATACGGATCGGCTCTTCCGCTTCCGCATGACCCGCCCTGCCGAATTCCGCTTCCGCTCGGGCGAATTCGCGATGATCGGCCTAATGGTCGGCGACAAGCCGGTCTATCGCGCCTATTCGATCGCTAGCCCCGCCTGGGACGAAGAACTCGAGTTCTTCTCGATCAAGGTGCCGGATGGCCCGCTGACCTCGCACCTGCAGGGGATCAAGCCGGGCGACAAGGTGCTGATGCGCAAGAAGCCGACCGGTACGCTGGTGCTCGACGCGCTCGTTCCCGGGCGCCGTCTCTACATGTTCTCGACCGGCACCGGCATTGCGCCCTTTGCAAGCCTGATCCGCGATCCCGAGACCTATGAAAAATTCGAGGAAGTGATCCTCACCCATACCTGCCGCGATGTTGCCGAACTGAAATACGGCTTCGATCTGGTCGAGGAAATCCGGAACCATGAGTTCCTGAACGAGATTGTCGGCGACAAGCTGCGCCACTACGCGACGGTGACCCGCGAAGACTTCCCGTTCAAGGGCCGCATTACCGACCTGATGGTAAACGGCAAGTTCTTCTCCGATCTCGGTCTGCCGCCGCTCGATCCGGCTGTCGATCGCGGCATGATCTGCGGCTCGACCGCGATGCTGAAGGACACCAAGGAAATCCTCGAGGCCGCTGGTCTCACCGAAGGTGCCAACAACAAGCCGGCCGAATTCGTGATCGAACGCGCCTTCGTCGGCTGA
- a CDS encoding nitrite/sulfite reductase — MYRYDEFDHAFVSSRVEQFRDQVERRLSGELAEDAFKPLRLMNGVYLQLHAYMLRVAIPYGTLSSRQMRMLAHIARKYDRGYGHFTTRQNIQYNWPRLSDTPDILQELASVEMHALQTSGNCIRNVTADHFAGAAADEVADPRPYAEILRQWSSVHPEFSFLPRKFKIAVTGAERDRAAIQVHDIGLHLKKDENGRIGFAVYVGGGQGRTPMIAKKIRDFLPEEDLLSYTTAIMRVYNLHGRRDNKYKARIKILVHETGAEELSRQVEVEFAALKDTELKLPETDIQAISTYFAPPALENRAEGWESLARWKKTDPEFARWVQQNVQPHKHPDYGMVTISLKPIGGIPGDASDAQMDAVADIAEEYAFDEIRVSHEQNLILPHVALADLEPVYRALVASGLATANAGLITDIIACPGLDYCALANARSIPVAQEISTRFGSPERQAEIGELKIKISGCINACGHHHVGHIGLLGVEKKGAELYQITLGGSGDENTSIGEIIGRGFEPEKVTDAVETIVDTYLGLRRDGQETFLEAYRRVGPQPFKDALYGSAQEAA; from the coding sequence ATGTACCGTTACGATGAATTCGACCACGCCTTCGTTTCCTCCCGCGTCGAACAGTTCCGCGATCAGGTCGAGCGGCGACTGAGTGGCGAGCTTGCCGAAGACGCCTTCAAGCCGCTGCGCCTGATGAACGGCGTCTACCTGCAGCTTCACGCCTATATGCTGCGCGTCGCCATTCCCTATGGCACGCTGTCGAGCCGCCAGATGCGCATGCTCGCCCATATCGCGCGCAAATATGACCGCGGCTACGGCCACTTCACCACGCGCCAGAACATCCAGTACAACTGGCCGCGTCTGTCCGACACGCCGGATATCTTGCAAGAGCTCGCAAGCGTCGAGATGCATGCGCTCCAGACCTCGGGCAACTGCATTCGCAATGTGACCGCCGATCACTTTGCCGGCGCGGCCGCCGATGAGGTCGCAGACCCAAGGCCTTACGCCGAGATCTTGAGACAGTGGTCGAGCGTACATCCGGAATTCTCGTTCCTGCCGCGCAAGTTCAAGATCGCCGTCACTGGCGCTGAGCGCGACCGCGCCGCAATCCAGGTCCATGATATCGGTCTGCACCTGAAGAAGGACGAAAACGGCCGCATCGGCTTTGCCGTCTATGTCGGCGGTGGTCAGGGCCGCACGCCGATGATCGCCAAGAAGATCCGCGACTTCCTGCCGGAGGAGGACCTGTTGTCCTACACGACGGCGATCATGCGCGTGTACAACCTGCACGGCCGCCGCGACAACAAGTACAAGGCCCGCATCAAGATCCTCGTACACGAGACCGGCGCCGAAGAATTGTCGCGTCAGGTCGAAGTCGAGTTCGCGGCCCTCAAGGACACCGAGCTGAAGCTGCCGGAGACCGACATCCAGGCGATCTCCACCTATTTCGCACCACCGGCCCTCGAAAACCGTGCTGAAGGCTGGGAGAGCCTCGCGCGCTGGAAGAAGACCGATCCCGAGTTTGCCCGTTGGGTGCAGCAGAATGTGCAGCCGCACAAGCACCCGGACTACGGCATGGTGACGATCTCGCTGAAGCCGATCGGCGGCATTCCGGGCGACGCCAGCGACGCGCAGATGGATGCCGTTGCCGATATCGCCGAGGAATACGCCTTCGACGAAATCCGAGTCAGCCACGAACAGAACCTGATCCTGCCGCATGTGGCGCTGGCCGATCTCGAGCCGGTCTACCGCGCGCTGGTCGCCTCAGGTCTTGCCACTGCCAATGCCGGCCTGATCACGGATATCATCGCCTGTCCTGGGCTGGACTACTGCGCGCTTGCCAATGCGCGCTCCATCCCCGTGGCGCAGGAAATTTCGACCCGCTTCGGTTCGCCCGAGCGTCAGGCCGAGATCGGTGAGTTGAAGATCAAGATCTCCGGCTGCATCAATGCCTGCGGTCATCACCATGTCGGCCATATCGGGCTGCTTGGCGTTGAAAAGAAGGGTGCGGAACTCTATCAGATTACGCTTGGTGGCTCCGGCGACGAAAACACCTCGATTGGCGAGATCATCGGCCGCGGCTTCGAACCGGAGAAGGTGACCGACGCCGTCGAGACCATCGTCGACACCTACTTGGGACTGCGCCGCGACGGTCAAGAGACCTTCCTCGAAGCCTATCGCCGCGTCGGCCCACAACCCTTCAAGGATGCGCTCTACGGCAGCGCGCAGGAAGCTGCCTGA
- a CDS encoding DUF934 domain-containing protein: MTKIWKETGFVGDDPWVIETEETKAGSNEKAIVGLDAFLAKVADSDETGLGVVIAPADDVTKLAPHLDRLALVAVAFPAFNDGRAFSHASLLRARLGFTGEVRAVGDVLIDQIPLMLRCGVESFAVSNATALKRLSEGRLPGIAVHYQPTAKPSTDAKSYSWRRVS; the protein is encoded by the coding sequence ATGACGAAAATCTGGAAGGAAACCGGTTTCGTGGGCGATGATCCCTGGGTCATCGAGACGGAGGAAACCAAGGCAGGCTCGAACGAGAAGGCGATCGTCGGTCTCGACGCATTCCTGGCCAAGGTTGCAGACAGCGACGAAACCGGTCTTGGCGTGGTCATCGCGCCGGCAGACGACGTGACGAAGCTCGCACCGCACCTTGATCGCCTTGCGCTGGTCGCCGTCGCGTTCCCGGCGTTCAATGACGGCCGCGCCTTCAGCCATGCGTCGCTGCTGCGCGCGCGCCTTGGCTTTACCGGCGAGGTGAGGGCGGTCGGCGACGTGCTGATCGACCAGATCCCGCTGATGCTGCGCTGTGGCGTCGAAAGCTTCGCTGTCAGCAATGCGACGGCGCTGAAGCGTTTGTCCGAAGGACGCCTGCCGGGCATTGCTGTGCACTACCAGCCGACCGCCAAGCCCTCGACCGATGCTAAATCCTATAGCTGGCGCCGGGTGTCATAG
- a CDS encoding GntR family transcriptional regulator: protein MSPQSQAHLAYLALERLIVTLKLEPGALVTERQLIELAGLGRTPVREAIQKLAWQGLMDIRPRVGLQITTIRPDDQVHVMQTRQKLEPLAAALVATHASAEERSAMKACGAEMATCLDAGEMEGFLVADKVFDELMEEACPNRFLTAALAPLQTHARRIWFASSSPEKMAGSVRRHVTVIDAIERADAEGASAAMADLMSYLSDA, encoded by the coding sequence ATGTCACCGCAATCTCAGGCTCACCTCGCCTATCTCGCGCTCGAACGCCTGATCGTCACTCTGAAGCTCGAGCCCGGCGCCCTGGTCACCGAGAGGCAGTTGATCGAACTTGCCGGGCTTGGGCGAACACCGGTTCGCGAGGCGATCCAGAAGCTGGCCTGGCAGGGTCTCATGGATATCCGTCCCCGTGTCGGCTTGCAAATCACCACGATCCGGCCGGACGACCAGGTGCATGTCATGCAGACGCGCCAGAAACTGGAGCCGCTTGCCGCCGCCCTCGTCGCAACGCACGCAAGCGCCGAGGAGCGAAGCGCGATGAAAGCTTGCGGTGCGGAGATGGCCACCTGTCTTGATGCGGGCGAAATGGAGGGCTTTCTCGTCGCCGACAAGGTGTTCGACGAACTGATGGAAGAAGCCTGCCCCAACCGGTTCCTGACCGCAGCACTTGCCCCGCTGCAGACACATGCGCGCCGCATCTGGTTTGCTTCGTCCTCGCCTGAAAAGATGGCCGGATCGGTCCGCCGCCATGTCACGGTGATCGATGCGATCGAGCGGGCCGACGCTGAAGGCGCGTCGGCCGCGATGGCGGACCTGATGAGCTATCTATCAGACGCCTGA
- a CDS encoding acetyl-CoA hydrolase/transferase family protein yields the protein MSHVPPTDLEARIRCKSLRDRIATPEEAAALIKDGMTIGMSGFTKAGDAKAVPLAMAERAAREKFRITLMTGASLGHDIDKTLTEAGVLARRLPFQSDPVLRAAINRGEVMFIDQHLSETVEQLRSGQISPIDYAVVEAVAITEDGGIVPSTSVGNSASFAILAKKVIVELNLSHSPELEGLHDIFIPAKRPSRTPIPVVACDSRAGSPYIPVDPEKIVAIVVTEKEDSAARISPPDAETTAIAGHLIAFLQEEVRKGRLDMTLNPLQAGIGVIANSVLSGLVDSPFHDLRMYSEVLQDSTFELFEAGKLSFASASSMTLSSAWADRVFRNIRAYKDKLVLRPQEVSNHPEIIRRLGVIGINTALEFDIYGNVNSTHVGGTDMMNGIGGSGDFARNAFLSIFVAKSVAKGGAISSVVPMVSHVDHTEHDVDILVTEHGLADLRGLAPRERAPVIIENCCHPAYRELLSDYFNRAVATRGGQTPHILEEAFDWHVRRLKTGSMMPTA from the coding sequence ATGAGTCATGTTCCGCCAACCGACCTGGAAGCCAGGATCCGCTGCAAATCGCTGCGTGATCGCATCGCTACGCCGGAAGAGGCGGCCGCGCTGATCAAGGACGGCATGACCATCGGCATGAGCGGCTTCACCAAGGCCGGTGACGCGAAGGCCGTGCCGCTTGCCATGGCCGAACGGGCCGCACGGGAGAAGTTTCGCATCACGCTGATGACGGGCGCCTCGCTCGGTCATGACATCGACAAGACGCTGACAGAGGCGGGTGTTCTTGCCCGGCGCCTGCCGTTCCAGTCGGACCCGGTTCTGCGAGCGGCGATCAACCGCGGCGAGGTGATGTTCATCGATCAGCATCTCTCGGAAACCGTCGAGCAGTTGCGGTCCGGCCAGATCAGCCCGATCGACTATGCAGTGGTCGAGGCGGTGGCGATCACCGAAGACGGCGGCATCGTTCCGTCGACATCGGTCGGCAATTCGGCAAGCTTCGCGATCCTGGCGAAGAAGGTGATCGTCGAGCTCAATCTCAGCCACAGTCCCGAACTCGAAGGCCTGCACGATATCTTCATTCCGGCGAAGCGACCGAGCCGCACGCCGATCCCGGTCGTTGCCTGCGATAGCCGTGCGGGCTCGCCCTACATTCCTGTCGATCCGGAAAAGATCGTCGCAATCGTCGTCACCGAGAAAGAGGACAGCGCCGCACGGATCTCTCCGCCGGATGCGGAGACGACGGCGATCGCCGGCCATCTGATCGCCTTCTTGCAGGAGGAGGTGCGCAAGGGCCGCCTCGACATGACGCTCAACCCGCTGCAGGCGGGCATCGGCGTCATCGCCAATTCGGTGCTGAGCGGCCTGGTCGACAGTCCGTTCCATGATCTGCGTATGTATAGCGAGGTGCTGCAAGACAGCACGTTCGAGCTTTTCGAGGCCGGCAAGCTGAGCTTCGCCTCGGCCTCGTCGATGACGCTTTCCAGCGCCTGGGCTGATCGCGTGTTCCGCAACATCCGCGCCTACAAGGACAAGCTGGTGCTGCGGCCGCAGGAGGTGAGCAATCATCCGGAGATCATTCGGCGCCTCGGTGTCATCGGCATCAACACGGCGCTCGAATTCGATATCTACGGCAACGTCAACTCGACCCATGTCGGCGGTACCGACATGATGAACGGTATCGGCGGCTCCGGCGATTTCGCCCGCAACGCCTTCCTGTCGATCTTCGTCGCCAAGTCGGTTGCCAAGGGCGGGGCGATATCGTCTGTCGTGCCGATGGTGTCCCATGTCGACCACACGGAGCACGACGTCGATATTCTGGTGACCGAGCATGGTCTTGCAGATCTGCGCGGCCTGGCGCCGCGGGAGCGCGCACCCGTCATCATCGAAAACTGCTGCCACCCGGCCTATCGGGAGCTTTTGTCGGATTACTTCAATCGTGCGGTCGCCACCCGTGGCGGACAGACCCCGCATATTCTGGAAGAGGCTTTCGACTGGCATGTGCGCCGGCTGAAGACCGGCAGCATGATGCCGACGGCCTGA
- the cysG gene encoding siroheme synthase CysG, with the protein MSQQLAVFPAFFRVAQKRVAVFGNGDEAFAKVRLLLNTEASIVVFADAPEAEFAQYLRDRGIEHVAAAFAPEQLDGAILVFAATGNAVEDQRIVLAARERKIPANAVDQPDFCDFFTPALVNRAPVAVAIGTEGAGPVLAQMIRAQIDQLLSPSLGVVASLAASYREAVDRLVPRGVARRMFWRRFFQGPVADKVAGGDLAAARREASRLLDAPEKARGHVWLVGAGPGAEDLLTLRAQRVMMEADAIVYDALVPQTIVDMGRRDAERLSVGKRKGCHTKSQDEINQLLVTLAAEGKRVVRLKSGDPLVYGRAGEEMAAMREAGISYEIVPGITSAFAAAADFELPLTLRGVASSLVFTTGHDLTGEVLPDWARLAVSGATIAVYMGRTVAASVAGRLMQAGLPPETTVAVIENASRADRRLLHGTLKDLPDLENRSELAGPVMVIIGDAVAGANFERSEPLVAGKARGEKKNIEAAFGRDEQILN; encoded by the coding sequence ATGTCGCAGCAGCTCGCCGTTTTCCCCGCATTCTTTCGCGTCGCGCAAAAGCGCGTGGCGGTTTTCGGCAATGGCGACGAAGCCTTTGCCAAGGTGCGGCTGCTGCTGAACACCGAAGCGTCGATCGTCGTCTTCGCCGACGCGCCGGAAGCGGAGTTCGCACAATACCTTCGTGACCGTGGGATCGAACATGTCGCGGCCGCCTTCGCACCCGAGCAGCTCGACGGCGCTATTCTCGTTTTTGCCGCCACCGGCAATGCCGTCGAGGATCAGCGCATCGTCCTTGCAGCGCGTGAACGCAAGATCCCGGCAAATGCCGTCGACCAGCCCGACTTCTGCGACTTCTTCACGCCGGCGCTCGTGAACCGTGCCCCCGTTGCAGTCGCCATCGGGACCGAAGGGGCAGGACCCGTTCTGGCGCAGATGATCCGTGCGCAGATAGATCAGCTGCTGTCCCCCTCGCTCGGCGTCGTTGCTTCGCTTGCCGCGAGCTATCGCGAGGCCGTCGATCGCCTGGTGCCGCGCGGCGTTGCCCGCCGCATGTTCTGGCGCCGGTTTTTCCAGGGGCCGGTGGCAGACAAGGTCGCCGGCGGCGATCTGGCTGCTGCCCGCCGTGAGGCTTCGCGTCTGCTCGATGCGCCCGAGAAGGCGAGGGGCCATGTCTGGCTCGTCGGTGCCGGTCCAGGCGCTGAAGACCTGCTGACGCTCCGCGCCCAGCGCGTGATGATGGAAGCCGATGCGATCGTTTATGATGCGCTGGTGCCGCAGACGATCGTTGATATGGGTCGTCGTGACGCCGAGCGCCTGTCGGTCGGCAAGCGCAAGGGCTGCCACACCAAGTCCCAAGACGAGATCAACCAGCTGCTGGTGACGCTGGCTGCCGAAGGCAAGCGCGTCGTCCGTCTGAAGTCCGGAGATCCTTTGGTTTATGGCCGCGCCGGCGAAGAGATGGCGGCGATGCGCGAAGCCGGTATCAGCTATGAGATCGTCCCGGGTATCACTTCGGCCTTCGCCGCGGCGGCCGATTTTGAACTGCCGCTGACGCTTCGCGGTGTTGCCTCCTCGCTGGTCTTCACGACCGGCCACGATCTGACCGGCGAAGTCCTGCCCGATTGGGCGCGGCTTGCCGTCTCGGGCGCAACGATCGCCGTCTACATGGGGCGCACTGTTGCGGCGTCGGTCGCCGGTCGTCTGATGCAGGCAGGTCTTCCGCCGGAAACGACGGTTGCCGTCATCGAGAATGCCAGCCGCGCCGATCGCCGCCTGCTGCACGGCACGCTGAAGGACCTTCCGGATCTCGAAAACCGCAGCGAGCTTGCAGGTCCGGTCATGGTCATCATCGGCGATGCCGTCGCCGGCGCCAATTTCGAGCGGTCCGAACCGCTTGTCGCAGGCAAGGCACGTGGCGAGAAGAAAAACATTGAAGCCGCTTTCGGGCGCGACGAACAGATTTTGAACTGA
- the mazG gene encoding nucleoside triphosphate pyrophosphohydrolase produces MEPSRDITRLLDIMAALRQPETGCPWDIVQTFETIKPYTIEEAYEVADAIERGDMHDLCDELGDLLLQVVFHARMAEEAGDFAFGDVVEAVTRKMIRRHPHVFARSDADTPEAVKLQWDEIKQAEKAERQEKRAKRGLAPDAAANHLGSVQRSFPALVEALKLQERAAKVGFDWSEPEPILDKIEEEIGELRQALREKDRAKVSDELGDLIFAVVNIGRHVGTDPEMALRGTNTKFRRRFAHIERELGAAGETLDEATLERMEELWQAAKAIERQLG; encoded by the coding sequence ATGGAACCTTCACGCGACATAACGCGCCTGCTCGACATCATGGCGGCGCTCCGCCAGCCCGAGACCGGCTGCCCCTGGGACATCGTCCAGACCTTCGAGACCATCAAGCCCTATACGATCGAAGAGGCCTATGAGGTTGCCGACGCCATTGAGCGCGGTGACATGCACGACCTCTGCGACGAGCTCGGCGACCTGCTGCTGCAGGTGGTCTTCCACGCCCGTATGGCCGAAGAGGCCGGCGACTTCGCTTTCGGCGACGTCGTTGAGGCGGTGACCCGCAAGATGATCCGCCGGCACCCGCATGTCTTTGCCCGCTCCGACGCCGATACGCCCGAGGCGGTGAAGCTGCAATGGGATGAGATCAAGCAGGCCGAAAAGGCCGAGCGGCAAGAAAAGCGCGCCAAGCGCGGCCTCGCGCCTGATGCAGCCGCAAACCATTTGGGCTCGGTGCAGCGCTCATTTCCGGCGCTCGTAGAAGCCCTGAAGCTGCAGGAGCGCGCCGCAAAAGTCGGCTTCGACTGGTCGGAGCCGGAACCGATCCTCGACAAGATCGAGGAGGAAATCGGCGAGTTGCGCCAGGCTCTGCGAGAAAAGGACCGCGCCAAAGTCAGCGACGAACTGGGCGACCTGATCTTTGCCGTGGTGAACATCGGGCGCCATGTCGGCACCGATCCGGAGATGGCGCTTCGCGGCACCAACACCAAATTCCGCCGCCGCTTCGCCCATATCGAGCGGGAACTCGGCGCGGCCGGCGAGACGCTGGATGAGGCAACGCTGGAGCGGATGGAAGAGCTCTGGCAGGCAGCCAAGGCGATCGAGCGACAGCTGGGCTAG